Proteins encoded by one window of Micromonospora coxensis:
- a CDS encoding DUF3140 domain-containing protein: protein MVREKRLDPEVEVIWDDFHAEVNVPSEQLRQWLLTRGSGEESFGPNPDLDLPEPGRQILRVLSKRKVDLTPEDIEVMREAIERIRALTAEKPRGGNADDQWRHSLLDLGHDVLVER from the coding sequence ATGGTACGCGAGAAGCGACTCGACCCCGAGGTCGAGGTGATCTGGGACGACTTCCACGCCGAGGTGAACGTCCCCTCCGAGCAGTTGCGGCAGTGGCTGCTGACCCGGGGCTCCGGGGAGGAGTCGTTCGGGCCGAACCCGGATCTCGACCTGCCCGAGCCCGGCCGGCAGATCCTGCGGGTGCTCAGCAAGCGCAAGGTCGACCTGACCCCGGAGGACATCGAGGTAATGCGGGAGGCGATCGAGCGCATCCGGGCGCTGACCGCGGAGAAGCCGCGCGGCGGCAACGCCGACGACCAGTGGCGGCACTCCCTGCTCGACCTGGGCCACGACGTCCTCGTCGAACGCTGA
- a CDS encoding LysR family transcriptional regulator, with protein MNLELRHLRVVCAIAETGSVTKAASTLGLAQPALTAQLQRIERTLGGPLFERDRRGARPTALGELVLARARVLLPAMKGLQDEAARLAGQDGTLGRYRFGGVNSPILGRLVHRLTAEQPQAQLTTYASWSADELASLVAGGRLDFALTGVCGDAAPPTEFGLSWREVAVDPVLVLLPESHPMADRDEVGLADLRREQWVAAPGDGCFGDCFAAACARAGFTPRKVYETDVRGCMDLVDAGEAVALCQATFRPVAGLVTRRLAGTPLRWRLLLGWHPDSPAARVAESVLEHAVAAYTDSLAAHPDYLAWLLRHPDFGARTTPAHPGVRTA; from the coding sequence ATGAACCTGGAGCTGCGGCACCTGCGGGTGGTCTGCGCGATCGCCGAGACGGGGAGCGTGACCAAGGCGGCATCCACCCTCGGCCTGGCACAACCGGCCCTGACCGCGCAGCTCCAGCGCATCGAACGCACACTCGGTGGGCCGCTGTTCGAACGGGACCGGCGCGGGGCGCGTCCCACCGCGCTCGGCGAGCTGGTGCTGGCCCGGGCGCGGGTGCTGCTGCCGGCGATGAAAGGGCTGCAGGACGAGGCGGCCCGGCTGGCCGGGCAGGACGGCACCCTCGGGCGGTACCGCTTCGGCGGGGTGAACAGTCCGATCCTCGGGCGGCTGGTGCACCGGCTCACCGCCGAGCAGCCCCAGGCGCAGCTCACCACGTACGCCTCCTGGTCCGCCGACGAGCTGGCCTCGCTGGTGGCCGGCGGGCGGCTGGACTTCGCGTTGACCGGCGTCTGCGGCGACGCCGCCCCGCCGACCGAGTTCGGCCTCAGCTGGCGGGAGGTGGCGGTCGACCCGGTGCTGGTGCTGCTGCCCGAGTCCCATCCGATGGCCGACCGGGACGAGGTCGGCCTGGCCGACCTGCGCCGCGAGCAGTGGGTGGCCGCGCCCGGCGACGGCTGCTTCGGCGACTGCTTCGCCGCCGCCTGCGCCCGCGCCGGGTTCACCCCGCGCAAGGTGTACGAGACCGACGTGCGCGGCTGCATGGACCTGGTGGACGCCGGGGAGGCGGTGGCGCTCTGCCAGGCCACCTTCCGCCCGGTGGCCGGCCTGGTGACCCGCCGGCTGGCGGGCACGCCGCTGCGCTGGCGGCTGCTGCTCGGCTGGCACCCCGACTCCCCCGCCGCCCGGGTCGCCGAGTCGGTGCTGGAGCACGCGGTCGCCGCGTACACCGACTCCCTGGCCGCACACCCCGACTACCTGGCCTGGCTGCTGCGACACCCGGACTTCGGCGCCCGGACGACCCCCGCCCACCCGGGGGTGCGAACGGCGTGA
- a CDS encoding hemerythrin domain-containing protein: MSVPLPPLPPAADDAYRPGGRSVADLADTEHRQLLGLAGRLDDPELDGERRREVVEVLTAAVSRHLSAEEQYLLPAVRSALPEAADRVEEVLAADAALLTALKALTGPQDDTLAEVVQRVRRHVDEVRTLTARLREVTSDAELIRLGNRWEIAEEAAPTRPHPGTPASPPWNRVVEPALGVVDKVRDAVTGRRTYLADLRRDLRE, from the coding sequence ATGTCCGTTCCCCTGCCCCCGCTGCCGCCCGCCGCCGACGACGCCTACCGGCCCGGCGGCCGCAGCGTGGCCGACCTCGCCGACACCGAGCACCGGCAACTGCTCGGCCTCGCCGGCCGCCTCGACGACCCGGAGCTGGACGGCGAGCGGCGCCGGGAGGTCGTCGAGGTGCTGACCGCCGCGGTCTCGCGTCACCTCTCCGCCGAGGAGCAGTACCTGCTGCCGGCCGTACGGTCGGCGCTGCCCGAGGCCGCCGACCGGGTCGAGGAGGTGCTCGCGGCGGACGCCGCGCTGCTGACCGCGCTGAAGGCGCTCACCGGCCCGCAGGACGACACGCTGGCCGAGGTGGTCCAGCGGGTACGCCGCCACGTCGACGAGGTGCGGACGCTGACCGCGCGGCTGCGCGAGGTGACCTCCGACGCCGAGCTGATCCGGCTGGGCAACCGCTGGGAGATCGCCGAGGAGGCCGCCCCGACCCGTCCGCACCCCGGCACCCCGGCGAGCCCGCCCTGGAACCGGGTGGTCGAACCGGCGTTGGGCGTGGTGGACAAGGTGCGCGACGCGGTCACCGGGCGGCGCACGTACCTGGCCGATCTCCGGCGCGACTTGAGGGAATGA
- a CDS encoding M20/M25/M40 family metallo-hydrolase — protein sequence MTADAASTRPDPTDEVVELCRDLLRIDTTNTGDNATSAGERRAAEYVAEKLAEVGLDARIHESAPGRANVVARIAGADPGRDALLVHGHLDVVPADADEWSVHPFSGEVRDGYLWGRGAIDMKDFDAMVLAVVRHWQRTGVRPPRDIVLAYTADEEAGSDYGAHFLVQRHRELFDGCTEAIGEVGGFSYSINESQRLYLIETAEKGLDWLRLHAKGRPGHGSFVHDDNAVTALAEAVARVGRHKFPVTVTPTVRAFLQEVSDVLGVELDPDDPETAIAKLGPIANIIGATIRSTANPTRLAAGYKDNVIPGRATATIDCRSLPGQSEMLERQLRELVGPDIEIEYIQRQPALETTFDGDLVEAMSAALRAEDPGARPVPYMLSGGTDAKAFSQLGIRCFGFSPLRLPADLNFSALFHGIDERVPVDGLQFGVRVLDRFLRAC from the coding sequence GTGACTGCCGACGCCGCCTCCACCCGACCCGACCCCACCGACGAGGTCGTGGAACTCTGCCGTGACCTGCTGCGCATCGACACCACCAACACCGGTGACAACGCCACCAGCGCCGGGGAGCGCCGCGCGGCCGAGTACGTCGCGGAGAAGCTGGCCGAGGTCGGCCTCGACGCCCGGATCCACGAGTCTGCGCCGGGACGGGCCAACGTGGTCGCCCGGATCGCCGGCGCCGACCCGGGCCGTGACGCCCTGCTGGTGCACGGCCACCTCGACGTGGTGCCGGCCGACGCCGACGAGTGGTCGGTGCACCCGTTCTCCGGCGAGGTCCGCGACGGCTACCTGTGGGGCCGGGGCGCGATCGACATGAAGGACTTCGACGCGATGGTGCTGGCCGTGGTGCGGCACTGGCAGCGCACCGGGGTCCGCCCGCCGCGCGACATCGTGCTGGCCTACACCGCCGACGAGGAGGCGGGCAGCGACTACGGCGCGCACTTCCTGGTGCAGCGGCACCGGGAGCTCTTCGACGGCTGCACCGAGGCGATCGGCGAGGTCGGCGGCTTCTCCTACTCGATCAACGAGTCGCAGCGGCTCTACCTGATCGAGACGGCCGAGAAGGGGCTGGACTGGCTGCGCCTGCACGCCAAGGGCCGCCCCGGGCACGGCTCGTTCGTCCACGACGACAACGCGGTCACCGCGCTGGCCGAGGCGGTCGCCCGGGTGGGGCGGCACAAGTTCCCGGTCACCGTCACCCCGACCGTGCGGGCCTTCCTCCAGGAGGTCTCCGACGTGCTCGGCGTGGAGTTGGACCCGGACGACCCGGAGACCGCGATCGCCAAGCTCGGCCCGATCGCCAACATCATCGGCGCGACCATCCGCAGCACCGCCAACCCGACCCGGCTCGCCGCCGGGTACAAGGACAACGTCATCCCCGGGCGGGCCACCGCCACCATCGACTGCCGCAGCCTGCCCGGGCAGTCGGAGATGCTGGAGCGCCAGTTGCGCGAGCTGGTCGGCCCGGACATCGAGATCGAGTACATCCAGCGCCAGCCGGCCCTGGAGACCACCTTCGACGGTGACCTGGTCGAGGCGATGTCCGCGGCGCTGCGCGCGGAGGACCCGGGGGCCCGGCCGGTGCCCTACATGCTCTCCGGCGGCACCGACGCGAAGGCCTTCTCCCAGCTCGGCATCCGCTGCTTCGGCTTCTCCCCGCTGCGGCTGCCGGCCGACCTCAACTTCTCCGCCCTGTTCCACGGCATCGACGAGCGGGTACCGGTGGACGGGCTACAGTTCGGCGTGCGGGTCCTGGACCGGTTCCTGCGCGCCTGCTGA
- a CDS encoding DUF5703 family protein, producing the protein MDYEYAPLRLPPNVDRLTAAAQLAIQAEFSGWELARVRLFRDGTRQVVLRRRRVAQPQPGLSY; encoded by the coding sequence ATGGACTACGAGTACGCGCCGCTGCGGTTGCCGCCGAACGTCGACCGGTTGACCGCCGCGGCGCAGCTGGCGATCCAGGCGGAGTTCTCCGGATGGGAACTGGCCCGGGTGCGGCTGTTCCGGGACGGTACGCGGCAGGTCGTGCTGCGCCGTCGCCGGGTCGCCCAGCCGCAGCCGGGCCTCTCCTACTGA
- a CDS encoding GNAT family N-acetyltransferase, with protein MVTVRLESMTDAQYLDYRERAEDDYADSIAASGTLPRPEARRKAREDHARLLPDGPATPGHHLWRVLDGDDGADVGLLWLHVAQRSDGPHAFVYDIEVHEQARRRGYGRAVMRAAERFCRDRGVVSIALNVFGHNTGARALYEQEGYQVTSVQMRKRL; from the coding sequence ATGGTGACCGTCCGGTTGGAGTCGATGACCGACGCGCAGTACCTCGACTACCGCGAGCGGGCCGAGGACGACTACGCCGACAGCATCGCCGCCAGCGGCACGCTGCCCCGGCCCGAGGCCCGCCGCAAGGCGCGCGAGGACCACGCCCGGCTGCTGCCCGACGGGCCGGCCACGCCCGGGCACCACCTCTGGCGGGTCCTCGACGGTGACGACGGCGCCGACGTGGGCCTGCTCTGGCTACACGTCGCGCAGCGCTCCGACGGCCCGCACGCCTTCGTCTACGACATCGAGGTCCACGAGCAGGCACGCCGGCGCGGCTACGGGCGGGCGGTGATGCGGGCCGCCGAGCGGTTCTGCCGGGACCGGGGGGTGGTCTCGATCGCGTTGAACGTGTTCGGCCACAACACCGGCGCCCGCGCCCTCTACGAGCAGGAGGGCTACCAGGTCACCTCGGTGCAGATGCGCAAGCGGCTGTGA
- a CDS encoding DUF3105 domain-containing protein, translating into MKRRWLGTVVSAVVTVLSVATMSSLGVGVLLGLTDDTAALPCDRVPGTAQPFEGERHIPYEGAPHEPYRTVPPTSGPHSPRVVVPGIYRDPVPAELQVHVLEHGHVLVQYAPDVPAADVEALERLGRRHPRDVVVAPYPPLGRGIGLTGWQRLHRLDRLDERAVEEFVTAVAGRYDHGWQDGATDCVSS; encoded by the coding sequence ATGAAACGCCGATGGCTCGGCACGGTGGTCAGCGCCGTCGTCACCGTGCTCAGCGTCGCCACCATGTCGAGTCTCGGCGTGGGGGTGCTCCTCGGTCTGACCGACGACACCGCCGCGCTCCCCTGCGACCGGGTGCCCGGCACCGCGCAGCCGTTCGAGGGCGAGCGGCACATCCCGTACGAGGGCGCGCCGCACGAGCCGTACCGGACGGTGCCGCCCACCTCGGGGCCGCACTCCCCCCGGGTGGTCGTCCCGGGGATCTACCGGGACCCGGTGCCGGCGGAGTTGCAGGTGCACGTGCTGGAGCACGGGCACGTGCTGGTGCAGTACGCCCCGGACGTCCCGGCCGCCGACGTGGAGGCGCTGGAGCGTCTCGGCCGGCGCCACCCCCGGGACGTGGTGGTCGCGCCGTACCCGCCCCTCGGGCGGGGCATCGGGCTCACCGGCTGGCAGCGGCTGCACCGGCTCGACCGGCTCGACGAGCGGGCGGTCGAGGAGTTCGTCACGGCGGTGGCGGGGCGCTACGACCACGGCTGGCAGGACGGGGCCACCGACTGCGTGTCGTCGTGA
- a CDS encoding HesA/MoeB/ThiF family protein → MLRPRIKGIHKPVRLSPTLISIGGRQMGIGAEIDDEDGSLWALLGLMDGTRTRAEIVAAMLARHPGMEPEEADDALRTIVDAGYVEDAAAPVPPALSPAEVERYDRALTYYAWVDLTPRPSRYEVQARLKASDVVVVGLGGTGSAVASSLVAAGVGTVHCVDFDRVEPGNLTRQLLYTEDDVGRPKLDVAVRRLARMNAHVTVTGAETRVDSVESVAALMAGRDLLVLCADQPLHAIRDWTNRAALATGTPWMIAQYAGPMAVVGLFVPGQTCCQACLPSVNDRLREHYGAEPEELFPFTGHAVIAPTANLTGHLAALDAVYHLGGIPTTSRGRMFHLSLTDLTYHYVVNPRPGHTCGTCGWTEEEA, encoded by the coding sequence ATGCTGCGCCCCCGGATCAAGGGCATCCACAAACCCGTACGGCTGAGCCCGACGCTGATCAGCATCGGCGGTCGGCAGATGGGCATCGGGGCGGAGATCGACGACGAGGACGGCTCGCTCTGGGCGCTGCTGGGCCTGATGGACGGCACCCGCACCCGCGCGGAGATCGTCGCCGCGATGCTCGCCCGACACCCCGGGATGGAGCCGGAGGAGGCGGACGACGCGCTGCGCACGATCGTCGACGCCGGGTACGTGGAGGACGCCGCCGCCCCCGTGCCACCCGCGCTGAGCCCGGCCGAGGTCGAGCGCTACGACCGGGCGCTGACCTACTACGCCTGGGTCGACCTGACCCCCCGCCCGTCCCGGTACGAGGTGCAGGCCCGGCTGAAGGCCAGCGACGTCGTGGTCGTCGGGCTGGGCGGCACCGGCTCGGCCGTCGCCTCGTCCCTGGTCGCCGCCGGTGTCGGCACGGTGCACTGCGTCGACTTCGACCGTGTCGAGCCGGGCAACCTGACCCGGCAGCTGCTCTACACCGAGGACGACGTGGGCCGGCCGAAGCTCGACGTGGCCGTGCGGCGGTTGGCCCGGATGAACGCGCACGTGACGGTCACCGGCGCGGAGACCCGGGTCGACTCCGTCGAGTCGGTGGCCGCGCTGATGGCCGGGCGGGACCTGCTGGTGCTCTGCGCCGACCAGCCGCTGCACGCCATCCGGGACTGGACGAACCGGGCCGCGCTGGCGACCGGCACCCCCTGGATGATCGCCCAGTACGCCGGGCCGATGGCGGTGGTCGGGCTCTTCGTGCCCGGGCAGACCTGCTGCCAGGCCTGCCTGCCCAGCGTCAACGACCGGCTGCGGGAGCACTACGGCGCCGAGCCGGAGGAGCTGTTCCCGTTCACCGGCCACGCGGTGATCGCCCCGACGGCCAACCTGACCGGTCACCTGGCCGCGCTGGACGCGGTCTACCACCTCGGCGGCATCCCCACCACGAGCCGGGGGCGGATGTTCCACCTGAGCCTGACCGACCTGACCTACCACTACGTGGTGAACCCGCGCCCGGGGCACACCTGCGGCACCTGCGGCTGGACCGAGGAGGAGGCGTGA
- a CDS encoding SseB family protein, with the protein MTSPGWPEIVARLHDTLVRCDRDTDLELAAGARRLHLTVRRATVRGTCPPHDARQLADLGWQAAPDGGAFWYETPRTPEALHWWSGFACRTAAAVLTADTAALTCRVLPAGATATDPGAATSVAGHHASDATPDGGDTVLDSGDTVPDGGGVDRTAGGADRTAGGADRTAGGRHRADDEPGPDPGPPAGRTATVDATGLLADAAARHDLRGYLGVLLTGGVCVPLADEPTPEREFPWTVVLGAGGEPLLPVFTSPETLVAFVGPGVPFVATPATDLLADWPDRSWGLTVDPGAPHGLTLSAPALGALLAANDVAGLAASDGAPVPAGTASGSGAAAHPPEPSGQGR; encoded by the coding sequence ATGACCTCGCCGGGCTGGCCGGAGATCGTGGCGCGGCTGCACGACACCCTGGTCCGCTGCGACCGCGACACCGACCTCGAACTCGCCGCCGGGGCCCGCCGCCTGCACCTGACGGTGCGGCGGGCGACCGTCCGGGGGACCTGCCCGCCGCACGACGCGCGGCAGTTGGCCGACCTCGGCTGGCAGGCCGCGCCGGACGGCGGCGCCTTCTGGTACGAGACGCCGCGCACGCCCGAGGCGCTGCACTGGTGGAGCGGCTTCGCCTGCCGTACCGCCGCCGCCGTGCTGACCGCCGACACCGCCGCGCTGACCTGCCGGGTCCTGCCGGCGGGCGCGACGGCCACCGACCCCGGCGCGGCCACCTCGGTCGCGGGGCACCACGCGAGCGACGCCACGCCGGACGGCGGCGACACCGTGCTGGACAGCGGAGACACCGTGCCGGACGGCGGCGGGGTGGACCGGACGGCCGGCGGGGCGGATCGGACAGCCGGCGGGGCGGATCGGACAGCCGGCGGACGGCACCGGGCGGACGACGAGCCGGGGCCGGATCCCGGCCCCCCGGCGGGCCGGACGGCCACCGTCGACGCCACCGGCCTGCTCGCCGACGCGGCGGCCCGGCACGACCTGCGCGGCTACCTGGGCGTGCTGCTCACCGGCGGGGTCTGCGTGCCGCTGGCCGACGAGCCGACGCCCGAGCGGGAGTTCCCGTGGACCGTCGTCCTGGGCGCGGGCGGAGAGCCGCTGCTGCCGGTCTTCACCTCGCCGGAGACGCTCGTCGCGTTCGTCGGCCCCGGGGTGCCGTTCGTCGCGACACCCGCCACCGACCTGCTGGCCGACTGGCCGGACCGGAGCTGGGGGCTGACCGTCGACCCGGGTGCCCCACACGGGCTGACGCTCAGCGCGCCGGCGCTGGGCGCGCTGCTGGCCGCCAACGACGTCGCCGGCCTCGCCGCATCGGACGGCGCGCCGGTGCCGGCCGGGACCGCGTCCGGCTCCGGCGCCGCTGCTCACCCGCCGGAGCCGTCCGGACAGGGGCGCTAG
- a CDS encoding YbaB/EbfC family nucleoid-associated protein, with protein MTDPASAFDALAGRLAAIEQQFAGLQDDLAAFRATGTDDSGLVTVTVDVSGELTDVTFEPVALRAGSQGLSEMVLEAYRRARTAATEQIRERTEGLGVKLGSSLGDLFGAPGDFSALGRLDETMGRLERLERRLPGQSA; from the coding sequence ATGACCGATCCAGCATCCGCTTTCGACGCGCTCGCCGGCCGGCTGGCCGCCATCGAGCAGCAGTTCGCCGGCCTGCAGGACGATCTGGCCGCCTTCCGTGCCACCGGGACCGACGACAGCGGCCTGGTCACGGTGACGGTCGACGTGTCCGGCGAGCTGACCGACGTGACGTTCGAGCCGGTCGCCCTGCGCGCCGGCAGCCAGGGACTGTCCGAGATGGTCCTGGAGGCGTACCGCAGGGCGCGGACCGCGGCGACGGAGCAGATCCGGGAACGCACCGAAGGGCTCGGCGTGAAGCTGGGGTCGAGCCTGGGCGACCTGTTCGGCGCGCCCGGCGACTTCTCCGCGCTCGGCCGTCTCGACGAGACGATGGGCCGGCTGGAGCGGTTGGAGCGCCGCCTGCCGGGGCAGTCGGCATGA
- a CDS encoding WXG100 family type VII secretion target: MSGPAGSAVELWNNIDGALSTVDKAVDSVCRTLAWPLIQLVDMVDGDPEVLRAHATQWDAVAARVREIALDHRSVREAERSGWRSPAGDAYGQRLAETEQQLLDVADQFTATAEYLRGVADGLQVTHDVLVDICVEFVNFLLVTLITALLMAPFTAGASWATGMAVTATRFMITLARAVKAIRPLATHLPKVVRLLERIILKLEKIITQLQKLGRHLNKLADKQKALMKGQKYADKRAAAGKADKWYHKITDPAQGTFKLGKSGSPFDMGMFDRMGALRNNGLVDGGKIIARDWAANLSWNIPNTVIHGVTWGTVAIATGLSVPGSEQVGDQVQEAVQDGADWIDQNVFGQPPAEQPAGR; the protein is encoded by the coding sequence GTGAGCGGGCCCGCGGGCAGCGCCGTCGAGCTGTGGAACAACATCGACGGTGCGTTGTCCACGGTGGACAAGGCGGTCGACAGTGTCTGCCGTACCCTCGCCTGGCCGCTGATCCAGCTGGTCGACATGGTCGACGGCGACCCCGAGGTGCTGCGGGCGCACGCGACGCAGTGGGACGCGGTCGCCGCCCGGGTACGCGAGATCGCGCTCGACCACCGCAGCGTCCGTGAGGCCGAGCGCTCCGGCTGGCGCTCACCGGCGGGCGACGCCTACGGGCAGCGCCTCGCCGAGACCGAGCAGCAGCTGCTGGACGTGGCCGACCAGTTCACCGCCACCGCGGAGTACCTCCGGGGTGTCGCCGACGGGTTGCAGGTCACCCACGACGTGCTGGTCGACATCTGCGTCGAGTTCGTCAACTTCCTGCTGGTCACCCTGATCACCGCGCTGCTGATGGCGCCGTTCACGGCCGGCGCGTCCTGGGCCACCGGCATGGCGGTCACCGCCACCCGCTTCATGATCACCCTGGCCCGGGCGGTGAAGGCCATCCGGCCGCTGGCGACCCACCTGCCGAAGGTGGTCCGGCTGCTGGAGCGGATCATCCTCAAGCTGGAGAAGATCATCACCCAGCTGCAGAAGCTGGGCCGGCACCTGAACAAGCTCGCCGACAAGCAGAAGGCCCTGATGAAGGGCCAGAAGTACGCCGACAAGCGGGCCGCCGCCGGCAAGGCGGACAAGTGGTACCACAAGATCACCGACCCGGCGCAGGGCACCTTCAAGCTCGGCAAGTCCGGCTCGCCGTTCGACATGGGCATGTTCGACCGGATGGGCGCGCTGCGCAACAACGGCCTCGTCGACGGCGGCAAGATCATCGCCCGGGACTGGGCGGCGAACCTGTCGTGGAACATCCCCAACACCGTCATCCACGGCGTCACCTGGGGCACCGTCGCGATCGCCACCGGGCTGTCCGTGCCCGGCTCCGAACAGGTCGGCGACCAGGTGCAGGAGGCCGTGCAGGACGGGGCCGACTGGATCGACCAGAACGTCTTCGGGCAGCCGCCCGCGGAGCAACCGGCGGGCCGGTAG
- a CDS encoding aldo/keto reductase, whose translation MQQRPLGRSGLAVSRLALGTMTWGRDTDADDAAAQLKSFLDAGGNLVDTADVFGDGDAESVLGSLLGALVPRDEVLIATKAGLRPGSGRRRDGSRGHLLRTLDASLRRLGTDHVDLWQVHGYDPDTPLEETLAALDHAVASGRVRYVGVSNFSGWQTARAAAWQAAWPGRAPVVAAQVEYSLLERGVEREVLPACAALGLGVLPWSPLGRGVLTGKYRNGRPADSRAASAHFERFVTTYLEPRCSSIVEAVAIAAGGLGVSPLEVALAWIRDRPGVTAPILGARTVGQLLGALQVERMTLPEEITTALDDVSAVPVGYPERDG comes from the coding sequence ATGCAACAGCGACCGCTCGGCCGAAGCGGGCTGGCGGTTTCCCGGCTCGCGCTCGGCACCATGACCTGGGGTCGGGACACCGACGCCGACGACGCGGCCGCCCAGCTGAAGAGTTTCCTCGACGCGGGCGGCAACCTGGTCGACACCGCCGACGTCTTCGGCGACGGCGACGCCGAGTCGGTGCTCGGCTCGCTGCTGGGCGCTCTCGTCCCCCGTGACGAGGTGCTCATCGCCACCAAGGCGGGCCTGCGGCCGGGCAGTGGACGACGGCGCGACGGCTCCCGGGGCCACCTGCTGCGCACCCTCGACGCGTCGCTGCGCCGGCTGGGCACCGACCACGTCGACCTGTGGCAGGTGCACGGGTACGACCCGGACACCCCGCTGGAGGAGACCCTGGCCGCGCTGGACCACGCGGTGGCCAGCGGCCGGGTCCGCTACGTCGGCGTGTCGAACTTCTCCGGCTGGCAGACCGCCCGCGCCGCCGCCTGGCAGGCCGCCTGGCCGGGGCGGGCCCCGGTGGTCGCCGCGCAGGTGGAGTACTCGCTGCTGGAGCGGGGCGTGGAGCGGGAGGTGCTGCCGGCCTGCGCGGCGCTCGGGCTGGGCGTGCTGCCCTGGTCGCCGCTGGGCCGGGGGGTGCTCACCGGCAAGTACCGCAACGGCCGGCCTGCCGACTCCCGGGCCGCCTCGGCGCACTTCGAGCGCTTCGTCACCACCTACCTCGAACCGCGCTGCTCCAGCATCGTGGAGGCGGTCGCCATCGCGGCCGGCGGGCTCGGCGTGTCACCGCTGGAGGTGGCGCTGGCCTGGATCCGGGACCGGCCCGGGGTGACCGCGCCGATCCTGGGCGCGCGCACGGTGGGTCAACTGCTCGGCGCGCTCCAGGTGGAGCGGATGACCCTGCCGGAGGAGATCACCACCGCGCTGGACGACGTCTCCGCCGTGCCGGTCGGCTACCCCGAGCGGGACGGCTGA
- a CDS encoding LLM class F420-dependent oxidoreductase produces MRLGLSLGYQTAWSTPADHLALAQEADRLGYSVVWAAEAYGSDSPSMLAWMAGQTERIDVGSAVMQIPARTPAMTAMTAATIDALSGGRFRLGLGVSGPQVSEGWHGVRFAKPLARTREYVDIVKLAVARKEVAYDGEHYTLPLPDGPGKALRLGFHPPREHIPIYLAAVGPKNLELAGEIADGWLAVFYAPEFAEEQLASVRAGRAKAGKELAGFDVVPSVPVVVGDDVASCAELVRWYAALYVGGMGSRQQNFYNQLATRMGYGDAAREVQDLYLAKRQRDAAAAVPMEFIDRTSLLGPKERIAERMREYAAAGVTTLSVTLFVADRDSGVQTLRTVAEALDLSGVGE; encoded by the coding sequence GTGCGACTCGGGCTCAGCCTCGGATATCAGACGGCGTGGAGCACACCCGCCGACCACCTCGCGCTCGCCCAGGAGGCGGACCGGCTGGGCTACTCGGTGGTGTGGGCCGCCGAGGCCTACGGCTCCGACTCGCCGAGCATGCTGGCCTGGATGGCCGGGCAGACCGAGCGGATCGACGTGGGCAGCGCGGTGATGCAGATTCCCGCCCGTACCCCGGCGATGACGGCGATGACCGCGGCCACCATCGACGCGCTCTCCGGCGGCCGGTTCCGGCTCGGTCTGGGCGTCTCCGGCCCCCAGGTCTCCGAGGGCTGGCACGGCGTCCGGTTCGCCAAGCCGCTGGCGCGCACCCGGGAGTACGTCGACATCGTGAAGCTCGCGGTGGCCCGCAAGGAGGTCGCCTACGACGGCGAGCACTACACCCTGCCGCTGCCCGACGGGCCGGGCAAGGCGCTGCGGCTGGGCTTCCACCCGCCGCGCGAGCACATCCCGATCTACCTGGCCGCCGTCGGCCCGAAGAACCTCGAACTGGCCGGCGAGATCGCCGACGGCTGGCTCGCCGTCTTCTACGCCCCCGAGTTCGCCGAGGAGCAGCTCGCCTCGGTGCGCGCCGGCCGGGCGAAGGCCGGCAAGGAGCTGGCCGGCTTCGACGTCGTCCCCTCGGTGCCGGTGGTGGTCGGCGACGATGTCGCCTCCTGCGCCGAGCTGGTCCGTTGGTACGCCGCCCTCTACGTCGGCGGCATGGGCAGCCGGCAGCAGAACTTCTACAACCAGCTCGCCACCCGGATGGGCTACGGCGACGCGGCCCGCGAGGTGCAGGACCTCTACCTGGCCAAGCGGCAGCGCGACGCCGCCGCCGCGGTGCCGATGGAGTTCATCGACCGCACCTCGCTGCTCGGGCCGAAGGAGCGCATCGCCGAGCGGATGCGGGAGTACGCGGCGGCCGGCGTGACCACCCTGTCGGTGACCCTCTTCGTCGCCGACCGGGACAGCGGCGTGCAGACCCTGCGTACCGTGGCCGAGGCCCTCGACCTCTCCGGGGTCGGCGAGTGA